Proteins from one Setaria italica strain Yugu1 chromosome V, Setaria_italica_v2.0, whole genome shotgun sequence genomic window:
- the LOC101762594 gene encoding calcium uniporter protein 6, mitochondrial, with translation MSMWRVSRSLLRAASASAAGRGAAAGAPRRWAPPPPCALERCWPRRGFASLPGAAAAAEEAAPRRDGEEEVTAAEARRLMRLANVEALKRRLGDGEVIPYADLLRACQDAGAARTRAEAAALAGALDEAGVVLLFRDRVYLQPDKIVDLVRKAMPLALTPENDPGKEELKQLQAQLEDINKLAHKQVRRILWSGLGFLITQVGLFFRLTFWEFSWDVMEPITFFTTTTGLVVGYAYFLITSRDPTYRDFMERMFESRQKKLIQRQNFNLDRYLELQRRCKDPLEKVCGTSNPDMAHLHELSIHK, from the exons ATGTCAATGTGGCGCGTGTCCCGctccctcctccgcgccgcctccgcctcggcggcCGGGCGCGGGGCCGCTGCCGGCGCTCCCCGCCGgtgggccccgccgccgccgtgcgcgctcGAGCGCTGCTGGCCCCGCCGCGGCTTCGCGTCACTCccgggggccgcggcggcggcggaggaggcggcgccgaggagggacggggaggaggaggtgacggcggcggaggcgcggaggcTGATGCGGCTGGCCAACGTCGAGGCGCTCAAGCGGCGGCTCGGGGACGGGGAGGTGATCCCGTACGCGGACCTGCTGCGCGCGTGCCAGGACGCCGGCGCGGCCAGGACgcgcgccgaggccgccgcgctcgcgggCGCGCTCGACGAGGCCGGCGTCGTGCTGCTCTTCCGCGACAGGGTCTACCTCCAGCCCGACAAG ATTGTGGATCTTGTAAGGAAAGCTATGCCCCTTGCACTGACACCTGAGAATGATCCGGGGAAGGAAGAGCTCAAACAGCTCCAGGCTCAACTTGAAGACATCAACAAGCTCGCGCACAAGCAAGTCCGGCGCATCCTCTGGTCTGGCCTGGGTTTCCTGATCACCCAGGTCGGCCTCTTCTTCAGGCTCACGTTCTGGGAGTTCTCCTGGGACGTCATGGAGCCCATCACGTTCTTCACGACCACGACGGGCCTGGTTGTGGGGTATGCCTACTTCCTCATCACGTCAAGGGACCCGACGTACCGTGACTTCATGGAGAGGATGTTCGAGTCTCGGCAGAAGAAGCTGATCCAGAGGCAGAACTTCAACCTTGACAGGTACCTGGAACTCCAGAGGCGCTGCAAGGATCCCCTAGAGAAGGTGTGCGGCACGTCCAACCCTGACATGGCTCATCTCCATGAGCTATCCATCCACAAATGA
- the LOC101763002 gene encoding transmembrane protein 56-B translates to MDANFGPQERILWPASVLAGIVMCGAVYEMTRKVSSRCFKGYSRLSHMQKVEWNNRGFSTFHALVAAAISFYLVMVSDLFNEDVNNGIIIDRKSWLSDAMFGVSIGYFLTDLTMILWYFPSLGGKEYLLHHGLSMYAIGLALLSGKAHMYILMVLFTEVTTPFVNLRWYLDVAGQKTCNLYLYNGVTLFVGWLVARIILFVYLFTHMYLHYDQARSIFTLGFYSLVAVPSTVSVMNVFWFWKILKGMVKTMSRRRKHSENGKTD, encoded by the exons ATGGACGCGAATTTCGGTCCACAGGAGCGGATTCTGTGGCCGGCGTCGGTTCTTGCCGGCATCGTCATGTGCGGCGCT GTATATGAGATGACCCGCAAGGTTAGCTCTCGGTGCTTCAAAGGCTACAGTAGGTTAAGTCACATGCAAAAGGTTGAGTGGAACAATAG GGGTTTCTCTACGTTCCATGCATTGGTTGCTGCTGCCATTTCTTTTTACTTGGTCATGGTCTCTGATCTCTTTAATGAAGATGTCAATAATGGCATAATAATTGATAGAAAATCATGGTTATCTGATGCCATGTTTGGG GTCTCAATTGGTTACTTTTTGACAGACTTGACGATGATCCTATGGTATTTTCCTTCTTTAGGTGGAAAGGAGTAT CTCTTGCATCATGGACTTTCCATGTATGCAATTGGTCTTGCTTTGTTGAGTGGCAAAGCACACATGTACATACTCATGGTCCTCTTCACCGAAGTCACCACTCCATTTGTGAATCTCAGATG GTATCTGGATGTTGCTGGCCAGAAGACTTGTAACCTTTACTTATACAACGGCGTGACTCTATTTGTTGGATGGCTG GTTGCTCGGATAATATTATTCGTGTATCTGTTCACCCATATGTATTTGCACTACGATCAG GCGAGATCCATCTTCACCTTAGGATTCTACAGCTTGGTGGCAGTGCCATCGACGGTATCAGTGATGAACGTGTTTTGGTTCTGGAAGATACTCAAGGGAATGGTGAAAACCATGTCCAGGAGGAGGAAGCACAGTGAAAACGGGAAAACAGATTAG
- the LOC101762191 gene encoding L-ascorbate oxidase homolog, translated as MVWPAMTMRGASAAALLVLVALVAGARAEDPYHFFEWKVTYGTRNIMGTPQKVILINDMFPGPTINCTSNNNIIVNVFNMLDQPLLFHWHGIQQRKNSWQDGLPGTMCPIQPNTNFTYHWQPKDQIGSFYYFPSIGMQRAAGGYGLITVHSRDLIPVPFDTPADDFPVLVSDWYTKDHTVLAKNLDSGKGIGRPAGLVINGKNEKDASNPPMYNMEAGKTYRFRVCNLGIKASFNVRIQKHILKLVEMEGSHTVQNTYDSLDLHIGQCLSFLVTADQAPGDYLLVASTRFIKEVSTITAVIRYKGSNTPPPSQLPEAPSGWAWSINQWRSFRWNLTASAARPNPQGSYHYGQINITRTIKLATSKGKVDGKERYALNGVSHVDTETPLKLAEYFNATDGVFQYNIMGDVPPAAGTPIKMAPNVISAEFRTFIEVVFENPEKSIDTFHINGYAFFAAGMGPGTWSPASRKTYNLLDTVSRHTIQVYPRSWTAVMLTFDNAGMWNIRSNLWERHYLGEQLYVSVTSPARSLRDEYNMPETSLRCGKVVGLPMPPSYLPA; from the exons ATGGTGTGGCCGGCGATGACGATgcgcggcgcctccgccgccgcgctgctcgtGCTGGTGGCGCTCGTCGCCGGGGCGCGCGCGGAGGACCCCTACCACTTCTTCGAGTGGAAGGTGACGTACGGGACCAGGAACATCATGGGGACGCCGCAGAAGGTGATCCTCATCAACGACATGTTCCCGGGGCCTACCATCAACTGCACCTCCAACAACAACATCATCGTAAATGTCTTCAACATGCTCGACCAGCCGCTCCTGTTCCACTG GCACGGGATCCAGCAGAGGAAGAACTCGTGGCAGGACGGTTTGCCGGGCACCATGTGCCCGATCCAGCCCAACACCAACTTCACGTACCACTGGCAGCCCAAGGACCAGATCGGCAGCTTCTACTACTTCCCTAGCATCGGCATgcagcgcgcggcgggcgggtaCGGGCTCATCACCGTGCACAGCCGTGACCTGATTCCCGTCCCCTTCGACACCCCGGCCGACGACTTCCCGGTCCTCGTCAGCGACTGGTACACCAAGGACCACACCGTCCTGGCCAAGAACCTCGACTCCGGCAAGGGGATCGGCCGCCCCGCGGGCCTGGTCATCAACGGCAAGAACGAGAAGGACGCGTCCAACCCGCCCATGTACAACATGGAGGCCGGCAAGACCTACCGCTTCCGCGTCTGCAACCTCGGCATCAAGGCCTCCTTCAACGTGCGCATCCAGAAGCACATCCTCAAGCTCGTCGAGATGGAGGGCTCCCACACCGTGCAGAACACCTACGACTCCCTCGACCTCCACATCGGCCAGTGCCTGTCCTTCCTCGTCACCGCCGACCAGGCTCCCGGCGACTACCTCCTGGTTGCGTCCACCCGGTTCATCAAGGAGGTGAGCACCATCACCGCCGTGATCCGCTACAAGGGCTCCaacaccccgccgccgtcgcagctGCCGGAGGCCCCCAGCGGGTGGGCGTGGTCCATCAACCAGTGGAGGTCCTTCCGCTGGAACCtgacggcgagcgcggcgcggccCAACCCTCAGGGGTCGTACCACTACGGCCAGATCAACATCACCCGCACCATCAAGCTCGCCACCAGCAAGGGCAAGGTCGACGGCAAGGAGCGGTACGCGCTCAACGGCGTCTCGCACGTCGACACCGAGACCCCCCTCAAGCTCGCCGAGTACTTCAACGCCACCGACGGGGTGTTCCAGTACAACATCATGGGCGAcgtgccgcccgccgcgggcACCCCCATCAAGATGGCACCCAACGTCATCAGCGCCGAGTTCCGCACCTTCATCGAGGTGGTCTTCGAGAACCCCGAGAAGAGCATCGACACCTTCCACATCAACGGCTACGCCTTCTTCGCCGCCGG CATGGGACCGGGCACATGGTCGCCGGCGTCCCGGAAGACGTACAACCTGCTGGACACGGTGAGCCGGCACACGATCCAGGTGTACCCGAGGTCGTGGACGGCGGTGATGTTGACGTTCGACAACGCGGGCATGTGGAACATCCGGTCCAACCTCTGGGAGAGGCACTACCTCGGGGAGCAGCTGTACGTGAGCGTCACCTCGCCGGCGCGGTCGCTCAGGGACGAGTACAACATGCCGGAGACGAGCCTCCGCTGCGGCAAGGTCGTCGGCCTGCCCATGCCGCCGTCCTATCTCCCCGCATAG